From the Pontiella agarivorans genome, one window contains:
- a CDS encoding SDR family NAD(P)-dependent oxidoreductase, translating into MKAAQVKQRTVLVTGCSSGIGEATAYFLRDQGWTVFPTARKADDLQTLRNAGFDALELDLGSSESVQSCVHTLLEKVPEGLGGLVNNAGMAMPGAVEDLSRDALRRQFEVNVFGLQELTNGLIPTFRAQEWGRIVTVSSIYGVIAAPMVGNYCASKFAVEALADAQRVELSGSGISLSLIEPGPIVSAFRRNAAAALEENVISDDVRYAENYRKEAARRKKQYKKVDFINRPPEDVAKKVFHALESSRPKRRYVITLPAYLGAFMARFVPTALVDRVMARELPR; encoded by the coding sequence ATGAAAGCTGCCCAGGTAAAACAACGTACCGTATTGGTGACCGGATGCTCGTCGGGAATCGGCGAAGCGACGGCGTATTTTCTACGTGATCAGGGCTGGACGGTTTTTCCGACGGCGCGGAAAGCCGATGATCTTCAGACGCTGAGAAATGCAGGCTTTGATGCACTGGAACTGGATCTCGGAAGCAGTGAGTCGGTGCAGTCCTGCGTGCATACGCTGCTGGAAAAAGTTCCGGAAGGGCTGGGCGGTTTGGTGAATAATGCCGGAATGGCGATGCCCGGTGCGGTGGAGGATCTAAGTCGCGATGCACTTCGACGGCAGTTTGAGGTGAATGTATTCGGATTGCAGGAGCTGACCAACGGCCTGATTCCGACTTTCCGGGCGCAGGAATGGGGGCGTATTGTGACCGTCAGTTCCATCTATGGCGTGATTGCCGCTCCAATGGTTGGAAATTACTGCGCTTCCAAATTTGCGGTTGAAGCGCTGGCCGACGCCCAGCGGGTTGAACTTTCCGGAAGCGGGATTTCGCTGAGTCTGATTGAGCCCGGTCCGATTGTGTCTGCATTTCGGCGCAATGCTGCGGCCGCGCTGGAAGAGAATGTGATTTCGGATGATGTACGTTATGCGGAAAATTACCGCAAAGAGGCGGCACGGCGGAAGAAGCAGTATAAAAAAGTCGATTTTATCAACCGTCCGCCGGAAGACGTGGCGAAGAAAGTTTTCCATGCGCTGGAAAGTTCACGTCCGAAACGCCGCTATGTTATCACTCTGCCGGCGTACCTTGGCGCGTTTATGGCGCGTTTTGTTCCGACGGCGCTGGTTGACCGGGTGATGGCTCGGGAACTTCCTCGATAA
- a CDS encoding lysophospholipid acyltransferase family protein: MNYRPKHIAEYAALKFFQFCFNILPYRLALALGAGLGWLAFYVVRWRVANAKERIREVLGSDLPAREVNRIAFLSMRYMFFNMVDVLRYRFWTQARFRKYTDFQLASDRLHEFLKSGRGAVCATPHMGSWELGGRASEVFDVPLFFIVGVQRNPLFNQFINRLRGGTGEQALPRDDPMLLRKVMRKLKTGQVLAMTNDLRSRTKGIAVQFLGKEANMVGGMALFARQAKVPIFPMVVYRESWTQHRCILFDPIEPDFALSREDDWQRMTQLTMTMYENEIRKRPEQYFWYNKRWVLDPFIEEVPEPSPGQPAPSEQNAP; this comes from the coding sequence ATGAACTATCGCCCCAAACACATCGCTGAATATGCCGCACTGAAATTTTTTCAGTTCTGCTTCAATATCCTGCCCTACCGCCTCGCTCTGGCCCTGGGGGCCGGCCTTGGCTGGCTGGCCTTCTACGTGGTCCGCTGGCGTGTCGCAAATGCAAAAGAACGCATCCGCGAAGTACTGGGCAGCGATCTGCCCGCCCGGGAGGTCAACCGCATCGCCTTCCTCTCCATGCGATATATGTTTTTCAACATGGTCGATGTCCTGCGCTACCGATTCTGGACCCAGGCGCGTTTCCGGAAATATACCGATTTCCAGCTCGCATCCGACCGGCTGCATGAATTTCTGAAAAGCGGTCGGGGTGCCGTCTGCGCCACACCGCATATGGGCAGCTGGGAACTCGGCGGACGTGCCTCGGAGGTATTTGATGTTCCGCTCTTTTTTATTGTCGGCGTACAACGCAACCCGCTCTTCAATCAATTCATCAACCGCCTACGCGGCGGCACCGGTGAACAGGCCCTGCCGCGCGACGACCCGATGCTGCTGCGAAAGGTCATGCGAAAACTGAAAACCGGTCAGGTGCTGGCCATGACCAATGATCTGCGCTCGAGAACAAAGGGTATCGCCGTTCAGTTTCTCGGCAAGGAAGCCAACATGGTCGGAGGTATGGCCCTGTTTGCGCGGCAGGCCAAGGTGCCGATTTTTCCGATGGTGGTCTACCGCGAATCCTGGACTCAGCACCGCTGCATTCTTTTTGATCCCATCGAACCGGATTTCGCACTCAGCCGCGAAGACGACTGGCAGCGCATGACCCAGCTGACCATGACCATGTATGAAAACGAAATCCGGAAACGGCCGGAGCAGTATTTCTGGTATAATAAGCGCTGGGTGCTCGATCCCTTTATCGAGGAAGTTCCCGAGCCATCACCCGGTCAACCAGCGCCGTCGGAACAAAACGCGCCATAA
- the tatA gene encoding twin-arginine translocase TatA/TatE family subunit → MNILALGMPGGSELLVILFIVLLLFGSKKLPELSRSLGRSLGEFKKGKEDLEHELRTVEEDLKKSTDIQEELAAEKKEHAE, encoded by the coding sequence ATGAATATATTAGCCCTTGGTATGCCGGGCGGTTCAGAACTGCTGGTTATTTTATTTATTGTGCTTCTGCTTTTCGGGTCGAAAAAACTGCCGGAACTTTCCCGCTCGCTCGGTCGCAGTCTCGGAGAATTCAAAAAAGGGAAAGAAGATCTCGAGCATGAGTTGCGCACGGTTGAAGAAGATCTGAAAAAATCGACTGATATTCAGGAAGAGCTTGCCGCTGAAAAAAAGGAACATGCTGAATAA
- a CDS encoding ROK family transcriptional regulator, with protein sequence MQRANHKKADQVTVRRLNMSAILKLLRERGTLARADLAKELGMTRNTASNIVTDLLSAGLVVETEFRRTGAGRPGLLLELAPNGGFAVGAEIDINRIIVIAADFNGKILWEQSAGISAAQPQDESIQLAERLVQDALNWGRGEGLNPLGIGLGLAGLVDSENGVLTYAPTLNWSDVPFKKRWENNFGIPVYLDNEANTSALGYHTYSDRSKARNLAYLSIGVGMAAGLMLEERLFHGSSGFAGQAGHMKIRTDGETCTCGDRGCWVTEVGITALARKAGLQSIDLEQISKALRDQDEKLIPVVDEMAEMLGLGIANLVNLFNLDTVVLGGAMRPVLPYMLETTKSVVDERALKQPRKNVRIKVSGRDNDSVFGAACLVLDAIMNDPVPLVRSLI encoded by the coding sequence ATGCAGCGGGCAAACCACAAAAAAGCGGATCAGGTTACGGTACGACGGCTGAATATGTCAGCCATTCTTAAACTGTTGCGCGAACGCGGAACGCTGGCCCGCGCCGACCTGGCCAAAGAACTCGGCATGACCCGTAATACGGCCTCCAACATTGTCACCGACCTGCTCAGCGCCGGGCTCGTGGTGGAAACCGAATTCCGTCGCACCGGTGCCGGACGCCCCGGACTTCTGCTTGAACTCGCCCCCAACGGCGGTTTTGCCGTCGGAGCTGAAATCGACATCAACCGCATCATCGTCATCGCGGCCGACTTCAACGGAAAAATTCTCTGGGAACAGTCCGCCGGAATTTCAGCCGCCCAACCGCAGGACGAAAGCATCCAGCTGGCCGAACGGCTGGTGCAGGATGCCCTCAACTGGGGCCGTGGCGAAGGACTCAATCCACTGGGCATCGGCCTCGGCCTTGCTGGACTCGTCGATTCAGAAAACGGCGTACTCACCTATGCTCCGACCCTCAACTGGAGTGATGTCCCGTTCAAAAAACGTTGGGAAAACAATTTCGGCATTCCGGTCTATCTCGACAATGAGGCCAATACGTCCGCGCTTGGGTATCACACCTACTCCGACCGTTCCAAAGCCCGGAACCTGGCCTATCTCAGCATCGGCGTCGGCATGGCCGCCGGACTCATGCTCGAAGAACGGCTCTTCCACGGAAGCTCCGGATTTGCCGGACAGGCCGGACATATGAAAATCAGGACGGACGGCGAAACCTGCACCTGCGGTGACCGGGGATGCTGGGTGACCGAAGTCGGCATCACCGCCCTCGCCCGCAAAGCCGGCCTGCAGTCCATTGATCTGGAGCAGATTTCGAAAGCACTCCGGGATCAGGATGAAAAACTGATTCCGGTCGTCGATGAAATGGCTGAAATGCTCGGACTGGGCATTGCCAATCTGGTGAATCTGTTCAATTTAGACACGGTAGTGCTCGGCGGTGCCATGCGCCCCGTTCTTCCCTATATGCTCGAAACAACCAAATCCGTCGTCGATGAGCGTGCTCTGAAACAGCCGCGAAAAAATGTCCGCATCAAAGTCTCCGGCCGCGATAACGACTCCGTTTTCGGTGCCGCCTGTCTGGTCCTCGACGCCATTATGAACGATCCGGTCCCTCTCGTTCGCTCGCTGATTTAG
- the tsaD gene encoding tRNA (adenosine(37)-N6)-threonylcarbamoyltransferase complex transferase subunit TsaD: MKILGIESSCDETAAAVVENGRHVLSNAIYSQIAKHRPYGGVVPEIASRNHVAKLPSIIEEALENAGETYDSIDAIAVTYGPGLASSLLIGYSAAKTLSQRLDKPLIGVNHHEGHLHSVFMIENPPAEEDAYPMLGLLVSGGDSSMVLMKAPGHYEIIGSTIDDASGEALDKAAAILKLGYPGGPIIQKTAEGGNPKAIRFPRGLESVDRGKWVYKYARDLCFSFSGLKTSLLTYVKNLDHEPEGQELADIAASYQEAVADALTMRVERALDRFEIKSFSCAGGVSMNRVLREKLAALSEKTGVTLLLCPPPLCTDNAAMIAGAAYEKVRLGKAANEPIDVNPNLRLADWE; the protein is encoded by the coding sequence ATGAAAATCCTAGGAATTGAAAGCTCGTGCGATGAAACTGCAGCGGCCGTGGTTGAAAACGGTCGGCATGTTCTCTCCAATGCCATTTACTCCCAAATTGCCAAGCACCGTCCTTACGGCGGAGTGGTGCCCGAAATTGCATCGCGCAACCACGTGGCCAAACTGCCTTCGATCATTGAAGAGGCGCTGGAAAATGCAGGCGAGACCTACGATTCCATTGATGCGATTGCCGTGACTTACGGTCCGGGGCTGGCGAGTTCGCTGCTGATCGGTTATTCCGCAGCAAAAACGCTGTCGCAACGGCTGGATAAGCCGCTGATCGGAGTGAATCATCACGAAGGGCATCTGCATTCGGTTTTCATGATTGAAAATCCGCCGGCCGAGGAGGACGCCTATCCTATGCTGGGACTCCTTGTTTCCGGTGGTGACAGCAGTATGGTGCTGATGAAAGCGCCGGGTCATTATGAAATCATCGGCAGTACCATCGACGATGCTTCCGGCGAAGCGCTCGATAAAGCGGCGGCCATTCTGAAGCTGGGGTATCCCGGCGGACCGATTATTCAGAAAACCGCCGAGGGCGGAAACCCGAAGGCGATTCGTTTTCCACGCGGGCTGGAGAGTGTTGATCGGGGGAAGTGGGTGTATAAATATGCCCGCGACCTTTGCTTCAGTTTCAGCGGATTGAAGACCTCGCTGCTGACGTATGTGAAAAATCTTGATCATGAGCCGGAGGGTCAGGAGCTGGCTGATATTGCGGCCAGTTATCAGGAAGCTGTAGCTGATGCGCTGACGATGCGCGTGGAGCGAGCGCTTGACCGGTTCGAAATTAAAAGCTTCTCCTGTGCCGGCGGGGTTTCAATGAACCGGGTGCTGCGCGAAAAACTGGCGGCCCTTTCTGAAAAAACCGGTGTTACGCTGCTGCTTTGCCCGCCGCCGCTCTGTACGGATAATGCCGCGATGATTGCCGGCGCGGCCTATGAAAAGGTGCGGCTGGGCAAAGCTGCCAATGAGCCGATCGATGTAAATCCCAATCTGCGCCTGGCCGATTGGGAATAG
- the lysS gene encoding lysine--tRNA ligase, with translation MSEEVSGNEYRQQRIENMKKLEEAGFPAFGKAFERTARLADLHADFELDKTVKACGRIVAIRKMGKMAFAHISDGSAKFQLMVKKDVLGEDNFAAFKLLDLGDFVGVEGELFITRTEEETIRVSSWTLLSKALLPLPEKFHGLTDVETRYRQRSLDLISNEEVMDLFKKRTQIVKEIRNFLDGRGYFEVETPMMHQIAGGASAKPFKAHYNALSTDVYMRIAPELYLKRLIVGGMDRVYEMNRNFRNEGLDRTHNPEFTALEIYEAFGDMRTMQELIQSMFTHLAETVFGKMEFEWMGNTINLTAPWREVPYYDLIKEHLGEDWFDKTLEEARTKAEELEVHIEDDMDFKQVTHEIYDKTIEGTLIQPTFITRLPKELVPLANHCADDPELVDVFELIIGGKEIAPAYSELNNPVEQRKRFEEQAAGDGSKIDEDFLEALEYGMPPTGGMGIGIDRLVMLLTGSDAIRDVILFPQLKPRI, from the coding sequence ATGAGCGAAGAAGTTTCCGGAAACGAATACCGCCAACAGCGTATTGAAAATATGAAAAAGCTTGAGGAGGCCGGTTTCCCAGCCTTTGGAAAAGCATTCGAGCGCACGGCGCGCCTTGCGGATCTGCATGCGGACTTTGAATTGGATAAAACCGTGAAAGCCTGCGGCCGGATTGTGGCGATTCGAAAAATGGGCAAAATGGCGTTTGCCCACATTTCAGACGGCTCGGCCAAATTTCAGCTCATGGTGAAAAAGGATGTGCTCGGCGAGGATAACTTCGCGGCGTTTAAACTGCTCGATCTCGGCGATTTTGTGGGGGTGGAAGGCGAGCTTTTCATTACCCGTACTGAAGAGGAAACGATTCGGGTAAGCAGCTGGACGCTGCTCTCCAAAGCCCTGCTTCCGCTTCCGGAAAAATTTCATGGTCTTACTGATGTGGAAACCCGCTATCGTCAGCGTTCGCTCGACCTGATCTCCAATGAGGAAGTGATGGACCTCTTCAAGAAGCGCACGCAGATCGTGAAGGAGATTCGTAATTTCCTGGACGGGCGCGGTTATTTTGAAGTGGAAACTCCGATGATGCATCAGATTGCCGGCGGGGCCTCGGCCAAGCCGTTTAAAGCGCACTATAATGCACTCAGTACCGATGTTTATATGCGGATTGCTCCAGAGCTGTATCTCAAACGGCTGATTGTGGGCGGTATGGATCGCGTATATGAAATGAACCGGAATTTCCGCAATGAAGGGCTCGATCGCACGCACAACCCGGAATTCACCGCGTTGGAAATCTATGAGGCCTTCGGCGACATGCGCACCATGCAGGAGCTGATTCAGTCGATGTTCACTCATCTGGCCGAAACCGTATTCGGTAAAATGGAATTTGAGTGGATGGGGAACACCATTAACCTGACGGCGCCCTGGCGTGAAGTGCCCTACTATGATCTCATTAAAGAGCACCTCGGCGAGGACTGGTTTGATAAGACGCTCGAAGAAGCCAGGACCAAAGCCGAAGAACTCGAAGTGCACATTGAAGACGATATGGACTTCAAGCAGGTGACTCACGAGATTTATGATAAGACTATTGAAGGAACACTGATCCAGCCGACCTTTATCACCCGTCTGCCGAAAGAACTGGTTCCGCTGGCCAACCACTGTGCCGACGATCCGGAACTGGTCGATGTATTTGAGCTGATTATCGGCGGTAAGGAAATTGCGCCGGCCTACAGTGAGTTGAATAATCCTGTTGAACAGCGAAAACGCTTCGAGGAGCAGGCCGCAGGCGATGGCTCAAAAATCGATGAAGATTTCCTGGAAGCGCTCGAATATGGAATGCCTCCGACCGGTGGAATGGGTATTGGCATCGACCGCCTGGTTATGCTGTTGACCGGCTCGGATGCCATTCGCGATGTTATTCTGTTTCCGCAGCTCAAGCCGCGCATATAG
- a CDS encoding ABC-F family ATP-binding cassette domain-containing protein gives MIATSNITMRFGKDALFEDVSVKFTPGNRYGLIGANGSGKSTFMKILTGQQQQSEGEVVIGNDCTLGYLRQDHAAFDEFSIIDTVYQGNPELWKIHCEREYLYNKDELTDEENDRCGHIEDEFGEAGGYTMESEAATLLVGLGFTEDLFEQNMTVLQGGFKLRVLLAQVLFGQPDILLLDEPTNHLDMESIEWLVDLLKRYTGTLITISHDRFFLNQVCTHIADLDYHEIRMFPGNYDDFTIAALDAREQQEKANKKVEKQANDLKAFISRFSSNASKAKQATSRKKQLDKLEVTKIKPSSRVSPFIRFNPKNRLGDKVIEAKDLSKTYDEVLFKDFSCTIGPEERVAIIGKNGIGKTTLLKILCDELKSDTGSIIFGETVEIGMFPQDTADLLDPAVSALEWLGRFGDGEYNEVELRSFMGRMLFRGEDVLKKVGVLSGGEKARLVISKMTMEGGNVLALDEPTNHLDLESIEALNFGLSLFPNTLLFVSHDHRFIATLATRILEVTETGIIDYPGTLDDYEAMKRNRK, from the coding sequence ATGATTGCGACATCGAATATAACCATGCGCTTTGGTAAAGACGCCCTTTTTGAAGACGTCTCCGTCAAGTTTACCCCCGGCAACCGCTACGGCCTGATCGGAGCAAACGGTTCCGGAAAATCGACCTTCATGAAAATTCTGACCGGGCAACAGCAGCAGAGCGAAGGGGAAGTGGTCATCGGGAATGACTGCACATTGGGATATCTCCGGCAGGATCACGCCGCATTTGATGAATTTTCAATCATTGATACCGTGTATCAGGGTAATCCCGAACTTTGGAAAATTCATTGTGAGCGGGAATATCTCTACAATAAAGACGAGCTGACCGACGAAGAAAATGACCGGTGCGGCCATATTGAAGATGAGTTTGGCGAAGCCGGCGGATATACCATGGAGTCCGAGGCGGCGACGCTGCTCGTGGGCCTCGGATTTACGGAAGACCTGTTTGAACAGAATATGACCGTGCTGCAGGGCGGCTTTAAACTGCGGGTGCTGCTGGCGCAGGTGCTGTTCGGGCAACCCGATATTCTGCTGCTTGACGAACCGACCAACCACCTGGACATGGAGTCGATCGAGTGGCTGGTGGATCTGCTGAAGCGCTACACAGGGACCCTGATCACGATCTCGCATGACCGCTTTTTCCTGAACCAGGTCTGTACCCATATTGCTGACCTCGACTATCACGAAATCCGCATGTTCCCCGGGAATTATGACGACTTCACCATCGCGGCTCTGGATGCACGCGAGCAGCAGGAAAAGGCGAATAAGAAAGTCGAGAAACAGGCCAATGACCTGAAGGCGTTTATTTCGCGTTTCAGCTCCAATGCGTCCAAAGCCAAACAGGCGACGTCCCGCAAAAAACAGCTCGATAAGCTCGAAGTCACCAAAATCAAACCCAGCAGCCGCGTTTCGCCTTTTATCCGCTTTAATCCGAAAAACCGGCTGGGTGACAAAGTGATCGAGGCGAAGGATCTCTCCAAAACCTACGATGAAGTGTTATTTAAGGATTTTTCCTGCACCATCGGGCCGGAAGAACGCGTGGCGATTATCGGTAAAAACGGCATTGGAAAAACGACGCTGCTGAAAATTCTGTGTGATGAGCTGAAGAGTGATACAGGATCTATTATTTTCGGCGAAACCGTTGAAATCGGCATGTTTCCGCAGGACACGGCGGATCTGCTGGATCCGGCGGTCAGCGCACTGGAATGGCTCGGCCGTTTCGGTGACGGCGAATATAACGAAGTTGAGCTGCGCTCCTTCATGGGCCGCATGCTGTTTCGCGGCGAAGACGTGCTGAAAAAAGTGGGCGTTCTGAGCGGCGGCGAAAAGGCCCGTCTGGTTATTTCTAAAATGACCATGGAAGGGGGGAATGTGCTGGCGCTCGACGAGCCCACCAACCACCTCGACCTTGAATCCATCGAGGCGCTCAACTTCGGCCTGTCGCTGTTTCCGAATACACTGCTGTTCGTCTCCCACGACCACCGCTTTATCGCCACCCTCGCCACCCGCATTCTCGAAGTCACCGAAACCGGCATCATCGATTATCCCGGCACACTGGATGATTACGAAGCCATGAAGCGCAACCGGAAATAA
- a CDS encoding REP-associated tyrosine transposase — protein sequence MLPERKGLPHGIPYWVDSGSEYFITICAKPRGVNQLCQESRFECLRDSLQFRQDRGDLWVHLCLLMPDHLHAIMSFNRDVGMQKSITDWKRYTCTQSGIQWQRDFFDHRLRADESYIEKAHYIRMNPVRAGLCEQPEDWLYVWENRSW from the coding sequence ATGCTTCCTGAAAGAAAAGGGCTTCCGCATGGCATTCCGTATTGGGTTGATTCCGGTTCGGAATATTTCATTACGATCTGCGCGAAACCCAGGGGCGTGAATCAGCTCTGCCAGGAAAGCAGATTTGAATGCTTACGTGATTCCCTTCAGTTTCGGCAGGATCGCGGGGACCTGTGGGTTCATCTCTGTTTGCTGATGCCCGATCACCTGCATGCGATCATGAGTTTTAACCGCGATGTCGGCATGCAGAAATCTATTACGGACTGGAAGCGGTACACCTGCACACAGTCCGGTATCCAATGGCAGCGCGACTTTTTCGATCATCGTCTCCGCGCCGATGAATCCTATATCGAGAAAGCGCATTATATCCGGATGAACCCGGTCCGCGCCGGGTTGTGTGAACAGCCCGAAGACTGGCTTTACGTTTGGGAAAACCGAAGCTGGTAA